A stretch of Aspergillus nidulans FGSC A4 chromosome VI DNA encodes these proteins:
- a CDS encoding protein aphA (transcript_id=CADANIAT00009410) has product MIMNAWLAAKMKLVAVLLALATVEARPTVDTTYPYNGPDVPIGDWVNPTINGNGKGFPRLVEAPAVKPRSAHPKNNVNVISLSYLPDGMHIHYQTPFGLGEAPSVRWGTSPANLNKVAHGWSHTYDRTPSCAQVKAVTQCSQFFHEVSLPHLKPETTYYYRIPAANGTTESDILSFTTARAPGDKRSFTVAVLNDMGYTNAQGTHRQLLKAANEGAAFAWHGGDLSYADDWFSGILPCADDWPVCYNGTSTQLPGGGPIPEEYKQPLPQGETANQGGPQGGDMSVLYESNWDLWQQWMTNLTVKIPHMVMPGNHESACAEFDGPGNPITAYLNEGIPNGTWPAENLTYYSCPPSQRNFTAFQHRFHMPGKETGGVGNFWYSFDYGLAHFVSLDGETDFANSPFSTFERDLTGNETHPRPEETETTDSGPFGTIDGDRYDDNTAYAQYQWLKRDLASVDRTKTPWVFVMSHRPMYSSAYSSYQTNVRNAFENLLLQYGVDAYLSGHIHWYERMFPMTANGTIDESSIADNHTYTTNSGKSMTHIINGMAGNIESHSWFDEGEGLTEITAKLDRTHFGFSKLTVVNETVVNWEFVKGDDGSTGDWLTLVKGETCTINV; this is encoded by the exons ATGATCATGAATGCATGGCTggcagccaagatgaagctcgTAGCCGtgctcctcgccctcgctACGGTCGAGGCTCGTCCAACGGTCGACACGACCTACCCCTACAACGGCCCTGATGTCCCAATTGGCGACTGGGTCAATCCAACCAtcaatggcaatggcaaagGATTCCCTCGTCTGGTAGAAGCTCCAGCCGTGAAGCCGAGATCTGCGCATCCAAAAAACAATGTCAATGTCATTTCGCTCTCCTACCTCCCCGACGGCATGCACATCCACTACCAGACGCCTTTTGGGCTGGGCGAGGCCCCGTCCGTTCGCTGGGGAACCAGTCCAGCGAATTTGAACAAGGTGGCCCATGGCTGGTCACATAC CTACGACCGCACCCCCTCCTGCGCCCAAGTCAAAGCCGTGACCCAATGCAGCCAGTTCTTTCACGAAGTCAGCCTTCCCCATTTGAAGCCCGAGACCACCTATTATTACCGGATTCCCGCTGCCAACGGGACGACTGAATCCGACATCCTCAGCTTCACGACGGCGCGCGCCCCCGGCGACAAGCGGTCCTTCACCGTGGCCGTCCTCAACGACATGGGGTACACGAACGCCCAGGGCACGCATCGCCAACTCCTTAAAGCGGCGAACGAAGGCGCTGCGTTTGCCTGGCACGGCGGGGATCTAAGCTACGCGGACGACTGGTTCTCTGGCATCCTCCCGTGCGCGGACGACTGGCCCGTCTGCTACAATGGAACTAGTACGCAATTGCCAGGCGGAGGTCCGATTCCTGAAGAGTACAAACAGCCCCTTCCGCAGGGCGAGACGGCGAATCAGGGAGGCCCGCAGGGTGGCGATATGAGCGTGCTGTACGAGTCGAACTGGGATCTATGGCAGCAGTGGATGACCAACCTCACCGTGAAGATCCCGCACATGGTTATGCCGGGCAACCACGAGTCAGCGTGTGCTGAGTTCGATGGGCCAGGCAATCCCATCACCGCGTATCTAAACGAAGGAATCCCTAACGGGACATGGCCAGCCGAGAACCTGACTTACTACAGCTGCCCCCCCTCCCAGCGCAACTTCACGGCTTTCCAGCACCGCTTCCATATGCCGGGCAAGGAAACAGGGGGCGTCGGCAACTTCTGGTACTCGTTCGACTACGGCCTTGCGCACTTCGTCAGTCTGGACGGCGAAACCGACTTTGCTAACAGTCCATTCTCGACCTTCGAGCGCGATCTCACCGGGAATGAGACCCATCCCCGCCCCGAGGAAACCGAGACCACGGACAGCGGACCGTTTGGCACGATTGACGGCGACCGGTACGATGATAATACCGCGTATGCGCAGTATCAGTGGCTGAAGCGCGATCTGGCTAGCGTTGATCGGACCAAGACCCCGTGGGTGTTTGTCATGAGCCACCGGCCCATGTACTCGTCCGCGTACTCGAGCTATCAGACGAACGTACGAAACGCGTTTGAGAACCTCTTGCTGCAGTACGGGGTAGACGCATACCTCTCAGGCCACATTCATTGGTATGAGCGTATGTTCCCCATGACTGCCAACGGGACCATCGACGAGTCCTCGATTGCCGACAACCACACCTACACGACGAACAGCGGCAAGTCAATGACGCACATCATCAACGGGATGGCCGGCAACATCGAAAGCCACAGCTGGTttgacgagggcgagggttTGACGGAGATCACAGCGAAACTGGACCGCACGCACTTTGGGTTCAGCAAGTTGACCGTCGTCAACGAGACCGTCGTCAACTGGGAATTTGTCAAGGGTGATGATGGGAGTACTGGCGATTGGCTGACGCTTGTTAAAGGGGAGACCTGTACGATTAACGTGTAG
- a CDS encoding protein bglR (transcript_id=CADANIAT00009413) — MRARVILAFAVGVQGQQLYITTTGYSARPECTAAPATPSYRFEPFQYTLNETIRWLPGETVISATDTEDKYGQAAWSSQWQAASLINYTTVGLYTTTVSPTPIPSSELVLPPRDYFGPTDCYDFPEDFMFGVAGSAAQIEGAIALEGRAPTNQEKLVQDDRPKNYVTNENYYLYKQDIQRLAAMGVKYYSFSIPWTRILPFAVPGSPVNQQAIQHYDDLINYILEVGMLPVVTMIHFDSPLYFLEGSSVSATPDVGASNGGYWHPEFVKSFVNYGKILFTHYADRVPVWVTFNEPLLYSFNFTGIHNVVQAHAELYHYYHEELGGTGKVGFKLNNNFGVPKNPENQTDINAANRFNEMQLGAFGNPLCLGEQYPETLLNTLPGAQKLTEAQLDYMANTTDFFGIDPYTATVVSAPPGGIETCAKQNMSTNSLYPYCVTQETTNIYGWDIGYRSQSYVYITPKYLRSYLYYLWNTFRTPVLIGEFGFPVYAESERELQDQVFDSPRSQYYLSYLSETLKAIWEDGVHVAGAFAWSFADNWEFGDYASQFGIQVVNRTTLERVYKKSFFDVVDFVGARNGLGY, encoded by the exons ATGAGGGCTCGAGTAATACTGGCTTTCGCTGTAGGCGTACAAGGCCAGCAGTTATACATTACCACGACTGGATACTCTGCTCGACCTGAGTGCACTGCTGCGCCGGCCACCCCAAGCTACCGGTTTGAGCCGTTTCAATACACACTAAATGAAACCATTCG CTGGCTGCCCGGAGAGACCGTCATTTCCGCCACTGACACCGAGGACAAATATGGCCAGGCTGCTTGGTCGTCGCAGTGGCAGGCGGCCAGCCTGATCAACTATACCACCGTCGGATTGTACACGACAACCGTGAGCCCTACCCCAATTCCATCCAGTGAACTAGTCCTCCCTCCCCGTGACTACTTCGGTCCTACCGACTGCTACGATTTCCCGGAGGATTTCATGTTCGGCGTCGCCGGGTCTGCCGCTCAGATCGAAGGCGCCATTGCGCTGGAAGGCAGGGCGCCAACGAACCAGGAGAAGCTCGTCCAGGATGACCGGCCTAAAAACTATGTGACAAACGAAAATTACTACCTGTACAAGCAGGACATCCAGCGCCTGGCGGCCATGGGTGTCAAGTACTacagcttctccatcccGTGGACTCGTATCCTCCCGTTCGCTGTGCCCGGAAGTCCCGTCAACCAGCAGGCAATCCAGCACTACGACGATCTGATCAACTACATTCTCGAGGTAGGCATGCTGCCAGTGGTGACCATGATCCACTTCGACTCGCCCCTCTACTTCCTGGAGGGGTCCAGCGTATCGGCCACCCCGGATGTTGGCGCGAGTAACGGGGGGTACTGGCATCCCGAATTCGTCAAATCCTTCGTCAACTATGGCAAGATCCTCTTCACGCACTATGCAGACCGAGTCCCGGTCTGGGTGACGTTTAACGAACCCCTTTTGtactccttcaacttcaccGGTATCCATAACGTCGTTCAGGCACACGCGGAACTGTACCACTACTACCACGAAGAGCTCGGCGGCACTGGCAAGGTTGGCTTCAAACTGAACAACAACTTTGGCGTCCCCAAGAACCCAGAAAACCAGACCGACATCAATGCCGCCAACCGCTTCAACGAGATGCAGCTTGGGGCCTTCGGCAACCCTCTCTGTTTGGGCGAGCAATACCCAGAGACACTTCTCAACACCCTCCCCGGCGCACAGAAGCTCACCGAAGCCCAGCTCGACTATATGGCCAACACAACTGACTTCTTTGGTATTGACCCCTACACTGCAACAGTCGTCTCCGCTCCGCCTGGTGGCATCGAAACCTGCGCAAAACAGAACATGAGCACCAATAGTCTCTACCCCTACTGCGTTACGCAGGAGACGACAAACATCTATGGCTGGGATATCGGCTATCGTTCCCAAAGCTACGTGTACATCACGCCGAAATATCTCCGCTCCTATCTTTACTACCTCTGGAATACTTTCCGGACTCCCGTCTTGATCGGCGAATTCGGGTTCCCAGTGTACGCAGAATCCGAACGTGAACTACAAGATCAAGTCTTTGACTCTCCACGGAGCCAATACTACCTCTCTTACCTATCTGAAACACTCAAAGCAATCTGGGAAGACGGCGTGCACGTAGCAGGTGCCTTTGCGTGGAGCTTCGCCGATAACTGGGAGTTTGGGGACTATGCATCCCAATTTGGGATCCAAGTTGTCAACCGCACTACCTTAGAGCGGGTCTACAAGAAGAGCTTTTTCGATGTGGTGGATTTCGTCGGGGCGCGGAACGGTTTAGGATATTGA
- a CDS encoding uncharacterized protein (transcript_id=CADANIAT00009409) — protein sequence MAPTLGQLPSELILLIAKHLDVPSTNFLLQTCLRFNRLLGPVLYKLARRYRSVPGAGTPLIWAVKTNRLNVMERLLYGKPWPADNENGTTALHEAVYAQNEDALRMLLRAGADVFALNANREAALHAAIKCEYVLAARLIIGVYPTVMPWESYAWHWTETLLQAAATASEPLCRLVLDSIIREYPDQVPDLLNSALHTAAGPTGDLGIIQLLCGYGADPLANAPGGTATLLHTFAHNGRLEAAQWALALGIDPTVVDSRGETAFFVAVARGHLALVKTFLAVGMDPELPSRGGITPLCKAAAGGHMLVVQCLLDAGADIRRRDDRGFNVVDFVTTAREDTGSMLEFLLQRGADPSPPAGTVRMTALHSAARLGLVKRTALLCSASPVDVVDQRGRTALHLAVREGHAATVEVLLQAGANPSVADERQKTPLHEAVATSSTDIVKQLLRHGACVRAADLHGHTPLHLAAIHGNYETCLTLVEHCQHKGIDFSSQCLNGDTVLAEAVRHGRTAIVVMLIEAGFDPNVHWTWSSVLHLAAAQRDAQMVALLLASRADPYCLDLYGRSAFDWAAADPDTLSAMLMQRPRFSTDSKKREIRLRQTVATFGRRLLESCKNGRGHSHGFDSCIVARALVYLGEGDAARLLYAYDGEMGTQIEEHAKPVCTGCQDRVEGGSWFVCLACARTQLCWSCRDRSLQGEGPARACQSHEFYEIPQETIELPGENEIGRDQAWREWMERLVSVHTETSDS from the coding sequence ATGGCTCCCACACTGGGGCAGCTGCCCTCAGAACTTatccttctcatcgccaAACATCTCGACGTCCCGTCTACCAATTTCCTGCTACAGACTTGCCTGCGCTTTAACAGGCTTTTGGGCCCGGTGCTCTACAAACTCGCCCGCCGGTATCGGAGTGTGCCTGGCGCTGGCACCCCCTTGATCTGGGCTGTTAAGACCAACCGTCTCAATGTGATGGAAAGGTTGCTTTACGGGAAACCATGGCCAGCTGATAACGAGAATGGGACGACGGCTCTGCACGAGGCCGTCTATGCGCAAAACGAGGACGCCCTTCGTATGCTGCTCAGGGCTGGAGCCGACGTCTTCGCCCTCAATGCTAACAGAGAAGCGGCATTGCACGCGGCCATCAAGTGCGAATACGTACTCGCCGCGAGGTTGATCATCGGTGTATACCCGACTGTTATGCCGTGGGAAAGCTACGCGTGGCACTGGACCGAGACCTTGCTTCAAGCGGCGGCCACAGCATCCGAGCCGCTGTGCCGGCTCGTCCTGGACTCTATCATAAGGGAGTATCCAGATCAGGTTCCCGATCTCCTCAACTCGGCTCTACACACGGCCGCTGGCCCAACCGGTGACCTTGGGATCATCCAGCTGCTCTGCGGCTACGGCGCAGACCCGCTGGCCAACGCCCCCGGGGGGACTGCCACTCTGCTGCACACCTTCGCCCATAACGGCCGGCTGGAGGCGGCGCAATGGGCACTGGCGCTCGGGATCGACCCAACAGTCGTCGATAGCAGGGGCGAGACGGCGTTTTTCGTCGCCGTAGCGCGCGGCCACCTCGCACTCGTCAAGACCTTCCTAGCTGTGGGCATggatccagagcttccatcCAGAGGCGGCATCACCCCCTTATGTAAGGCCGCCGCCGGGGGACATATGCTGGTGGTTCAATGCCTCTTGGATGCCGGAGCAGACATCCGACGCAGAGACGACAGGGGTTTCAATGTCGTAGATTTCGTCACCACCGCACGGGAGGACACGGGATCGATGCTTGAATTCCTCCTTCAACGAGGTGCTGATCCTAGCCCACCTGCTGGCACTGTCCGTATGACAGCCCTGCACTCCGCAGCCCGGCTGGGACTCGTCAAGAGGACTGCCCTGCTCTGCTCGGCTTCCCCGGTCGACGTCGTCGATCAGCGCGGTCGCACCGCGCTCCATCTCGCCGTTAGAGAGGGCCACGCCGCGACGGTGGAGGTCTTGCTACAGGCTGGCGCCAATCCATCTGTTGCAGATGAAAGACAGAAAACGCCGCTGCACGAGGCAGTGGCTACAAGCTCTACGGATATTGTCAAACAACTGCTTCGCCATGGAGCCTGTGTTCGAGCAGCCGATCTGCACGGGCATACCCCATTGCACCTCGCAGCGATCCACGGCAACTACGAGACTTGCTTGACCTTGGTCGAGCACTGCCAGCATAAAGGGATTGACTTCTCCTCCCAATGCCTAAACGGAGACACAGTTCTCGCCGAGGCCGTCCGGCACGGACGGACGGCCATTGTTGTCATGCTGATAGAAGCAGGCTTCGACCCAAACGTCCACTGGACTTGGTCGTCTGTCCTGCACCTCGCCGCTGCCCAACGCGATGCACAAATGGTTGCCCTGCTCCTTGCGAGCAGGGCCGACCCGTATTGCCTGGATCTGTACGGCCGCAGCGCGTTCGACTGGGCCGCGGCGGATCCTGACACTCTCTCGGCTATGCTCATGCAGCGCCCTCGGTTCTCGACGGACTCGAAAAAGCGCGAGATACGGCTGCGGCAGACGGTCGCTACCTTTGGACGACGGCTGCTGGAAAGCTGCAAGAACGGCCGCGGCCACAGCCACGGGTTTGACTCGTGTATCGTCGCCAGAGCACTGGTCTACCTAGGAGAAGGAGACGCAGCGCGTCTTTTGTACGCGTATGATGGTGAGATGGGAACGCAAATCGAGGAGCATGCGAAACCGGTTTGTACGGGGTGTCAAGATCGTGTCGAGGGCGGGTCTTGGTTTGTATGCCTAGCGTGTGCTAGGACGCAGCTGTGCTGGAGCTGTAGAGACCGTTCTTTGCAAGGAGAAGGCCCCGCCAGAGCGTGCCAGAGCCATGAATTCTATGAGATCCCGCAAGAGACCATAGAGCTGCCTGGGGAGAATGAGATTGGACGGGATCAGGCGTGGCgagagtggatggagagaCTGGTGTCTGTACATACGGAGACCTCCGACTCGTAA
- a CDS encoding DUF4267 domain-containing protein (transcript_id=CADANIAT00009411), with protein MEWAAVVVSWLGAHLPGFINPSSPNIGGNIGTALILRAVRCFIQPRSQYSEFGIPREVPENPNGRAESVSPLIFVKGIRELGYGIALVSLQRLHDEAGLGLLLWIGAFMSLADAGVVLIFGRRNYQMVVFHLLFGLYQGAAWWIRTADGRGKKGAGG; from the exons ATGGAATGGGCGGCGGTAGTTGTCTCCTGGTTAGGAGCACATCTACCAG GATTCATCAACCCCTCTAGCCCCAATATCGGCGGTAATATCGGAACCGCGCTGATCTTGCGGGCCGTCCGCTGCTTCATCCAACCACGGAGTCAATACTCTGAATTCGGCATCCCCCGAGAAGTGCCCGAGAATCCAAATGGTCGCGCGGAGAGCGTCTCACCActcatcttcgtcaaagGGATCCGCGAGCTGGGTTACGGTATTGCTCTAGTCAGCCTGCAGAGGCTGCACGACGAAGCCGGACTGGGTCTTTTACTATGGATCGGGGCGTTTATGAGTCTGGCGGATGCGGGTGTTGTGCTTATTTTTGGAAGGAGGAATTACCAGATGGTTGTCTTTCATCTGCTATTTGGGCTCTATCAGGGGGCTGCCTGGTGGATTCGGACGGCGGATGGGCGTGGGAAAAAAGGGGCAGGCGGTTAG
- a CDS encoding sugar porter family MFS transporter (transcript_id=CADANIAT00009412), whose translation MGFVFANIYVITTIAVIGGALFGFDIASMSAILGTQQYKCFFNQGGIGEDGKCAGPTSSNQGGISASMPGGSFAGALCSGILTDWLGRRRAIQVGAVIWCIGSAITCSSFSIGQLVVGRFINGVSVGICSAQVPVYVSELAQPSKRGTVVGAQQWAITWGIMIMFYISYGSSYMEGPAAWRLPWGLQMIPAVFLFFALFFMPESPRWLAKKDRWEECHETLALVHAKGNHNDPFVRTELREIREMCEFERANADASYLDLFKPNMINRTHIGMFTQIWSQLTGMNVMMLYITYVFGMAGLSGNANLVASSIQYVINVVMTIFALVFIDRWGRRIPLLIGSTLMMTFMFANAGIMASYGKPAPPGGVDNVPEESWDMSEAKSAAKGVIACTYLFVASFAPTWGPVSWIYPPELFPLRLRGKAVAVTTASNWIFNFALSYFVPPAFENIKWKVYIVFGVFCAAMTLHVFFLFPETAGKTLEDVDAMFHTNVKPWQTRVQYRDIKNVERGGVGARMLEKENAVGVEREEREVAA comes from the exons ATGGGCTTCGTCTTTGCCAACATCTACGTGATCACGACCATTGCGGTCATTGGTGGTGCCCTGTTTGGTTTCGACATTGCGTCTATGTCTGCCAT TCTGGGCACTCAACAGTACAAATGTTTCTTCAACCAGGGCGGCATCGGTGAAGACGGGAAGTGTGCCGGACCGACCTCCAGCAACCAGGGAGGCATCTCTGCCTCGATGCCCGGAGGATCCTTTGCCGGAGCTCTGTGTTCTGGTATCCTCACCGACTGGCTTGGCCGTCGACGAGCAATCCAGGTGGGCGCTGTGATCTGGTGCATCGGCAGTGCGATTACCTGCTCCTCGTTCAGTATCGGGCAGCTTGTTGTCGGCCGGTTCATCAACGGGGTATCCGtcggcatctgcagcgcgCAGGTGCCTGTGTACGTCTCCGAACTGGCGCAGCCTAGCAAGCGTGGAACTGTTGTCGGTGCCCAACAGTGGGCCATTACTTGGGGG ATCATGATCATGTTCTACATCTCCTACGGCAGCAGCTACATGGAGGGCCCCGCCGCATGGAGACTGCCATGGGGCCTGCAGATGATTCccgccgtcttcctcttcttcgctctgTTCTTCATGCCCGAGAGCCCCAGATGGttggccaagaaggaccggTGGGAGGAGTGCCACGAGACCCTCGCGCTCGTCCACGCCAAGGGGAATCACAACGACCCTTTCGTCCGGACGGAGCTGCGCGAGATCCGCGAGATGTGTGAGTTTGAACGCGCCAATGCAGATGCCAGCTACCTGGATCTGTTTAAGCCCAATATGATCAACCGCACACATATCGGGATGTTTACCCAGATCTGGTCTCAACTGACGGGCATGAACGTAATGATGCTGTACATCACGTACGTCTTTGGTATGGCCGGCCTTTCCGGCAACGCCAACCTTGTTGCCTCGTCGATTCAGTACGTGATTAACGTGGTAATGACCATTTTTGCCCTGGTCTTCATCGACCGCTGGGGTCGCCGCATCCCGCTGCTGATCGGATCCACCCTGATGATGACCTTCATGTTCGCAAACGCCGGCATCATGGCTTCATACGGCAAGCCAGCGCCCCCGGGCGGAGTCGACAACGTCCCTGAAGAGTCCTGGGACATGTCAGAGGCCAAGTCCGCAGCCAAGGGGGTCATTGCATGCACCTACCTCTTCGTCGCATCGTTCGCGCCTACGTGGGGTCCTGTCAGCTGGATCTATCCCCCCGAGCTGTTCCCCTTGCGCCTTCGCGGTAAAGCCGTAGCCGTGACGACCGCCTCAAACTGGATCTTCAATTTTGCGCTTTCTTACTTTGTGCCTCCTGCATTCGAGAACATTAAATGGAAAGTGTACATTGTATTCGGTGTCTTCTGCGCCGCTATGACACTGcacgtcttcttcctctttcctgAGACGGCCGGCAAGACCcttgaggatgttgatgcgATGTTCCATACGAATGTCAAGCCATGGCAGACCAGGGTGCAGTATCGCGATATCAAGAATGTAGAGCGAGGCGGTGTTGGGGCTCGGAtgctcgagaaggagaacgcCGTTGgggtggagagggaggagagggaggttgCTGCTTGA
- a CDS encoding uncharacterized protein (transcript_id=CADANIAT00009407), whose translation MQLQHEKLSSSLREAIKRATAWVAKKARNDGHWCGELKANATLTAEHISLLGALGIFISSPNEWIKWLLANQHDDGSWGLAANLPGEISTSVEAYFALKLLGQSPEHATMRRAQQFITSAGWIEKVRIFTRFNLAIFGLYPWSAVPELPPEHLQHILVGAFHCRSVDDRTPSRALLPANSWYPDLDDTAAAIIAHAKQTPSSVNKWVVTNAIEWIMGMQNKDGGCDAFDYEINKEFFNKIPFSDMDSMCGPSTADVTGRILEALGLLLKIGTETASYEVSASLESRMRETATRAIKYLESEQESFGAWFGRWGVNYTYGTSNVLCGLAYWETNLDVTRNDTVYMMIDDGVRWLVKAQQSHGGWGECFETYKDISLAGTGPVSATYSAWAIMGLLTRLVPSKPAITEEIVFLLSRQVTEGEVGRNMG comes from the exons ATGCAGCTTCAGCACGAGAAGTTGTCCTCTTCCCTCCGCGAAGCCATCAAGCGAGCCACTGCCTGGGTCGCCAAAAAAGCCCGCAATGACGGCCACTGGTGTGGCGAGCTCAAGGCCAATGCCACGCTGACGGCCGAGCATATCAGTCTACTGGGCGCGCTGGGCATTTTCATATCCAGCCCGAACGAGTGGATCAAATGGCTGCTCGCTAATCAGCACGACGACGGTAGCTGGGGCCTTGCAGCCAACTTGCCGGGCGAGATCTCGACCAGCGTGGAGGCCTACTTTGCGTTGAAGCTGCTGGGACAGTCTCCGGAGCATGCAACCATGCGTAGAGCCCAACAATTTATCACCTCTGCTGGCTGGATCGAGAAAGTCCGCATCTTCACCCGCTTTAACTTGGCAATCTTTGGCCTCTATCCGTGGAGTGCGGTCCCTGAACTGCCCCCTGAA CATCTACAACATATTCTCGTGGGCGCGTTCCACTGTCGTTCCGTTGACGATCGTACGCCATCACGAGCCCTGCTTCCTGCCAACAGCTGGTACCCCGATCTCGACGATACTGCGGCAGCCATTATTGCGCACGCGAAGCAAACTCCCTCGAGTGTGAACAAATGGGTCGTCACCAACGCAATCGAATGGATCATGGGCATGCAAAACAAAGACGGGGGTTGCGACGCATTCGACTACGAGATCAACAAGGAGTTCTTCAATAAGATACCCTTCTCGGACATGGATAGCATGTGCGGTCCCTCAACAGCCGACGTGACCGGCCGTATCCTCGAAGCGCTTGGTCTGCTCCTCAAAATCGGCACCGAGACCGCATCCTACGAGGTCTCCGCCTCCCTTGAGTCACGCATGCGAGAGACAGCTACAAGGGCCATCAAATACCTCGAGAGCGAGCAGGAATCCTTCGGTGCATGGTTCGGCCGATGGGGCGTCAACTACACGTACGGGACGAGCAACGTGCTCTGCGGGCTGGCCTACTGGGAGACAAATCTCGACGTTACGCGCAACGACACTGTCTACATGATGATTGATGACGGCGTCCGCTGGCTCGTGAAGGCGCAACAAAGCCATGGCGGGTGGGGGGAGTGCTTTGAAACATATAAGGACATCAGCCTTGCTGGGACAGGGCCTGTCAGCGCAACCTACTCAGCCTGGGCAATTATGGGCTTGCTAACACGCTTGGTCCCCAGCAAGCCGGCTATCACCGAAGAAATAGTGTTCTTACTGTCTAGACAGGTGACGGAAGGGGAAGTTGGAAGGAACATGGGATGA
- a CDS encoding uncharacterized protein (transcript_id=CADANIAT00009408): MEIMDVTINTPIYVLLQAVSTGVIHRNDLHNAYKRTGPSRIEMQNKTVTLLGSEVTPTATVSTVKTPGKLLTGNDFDAITKSNMTQSDCRQQLKRPVNVDEPMGSSPCGGEPSRLSRKPPAASGGGMFTLPTAQVLRTSSLGLMGWTCLHADQYPGLAEYLLHGLQLPVLSCFPSGTSSQYYLIHVPKREQTK; the protein is encoded by the exons ATGGAAATTATGGATGTTACG ATTAACACTCCCATATatgtccttcttcaagccGTCTCAACCGGAGTCATCCACAGAAATGACCTACACAATGCCTACAAAAGGACT GGCCCGAGCCGGATCGAAATGCAGAATAAGACTGTGACATTGCTCGGCTCTGAAGTAACACCTACTGCCACGGTCTCCACAGTCAAAA CCCCAGGAAAACTGCTCACTGGCAATGACTTCGATGCCATCACCAAGTCCAACATGACCCAATCGGATTGCAGACAACAGCTCAAACGGCCGGTCAACGTTGACGAGCCTATGGGCTCCAGTCCCTGCGGCGGCGAACCCTCTCGTCTCAGCCGCAAacctccagctgcttcgGGAGGAGGCATGTTTACACTCCCTACAGCCCAAGTGCTACGAACATCATCACTAGGTTTAATGGGGTGGACATGTCTGCATGCCGATCAATATCCCGGGCTAGCGGAATATCTCTTGCACGGACTCCAGCTACCTGTGCTTTCTTGCTTCCCTTCAGGCACATCATCTCAATATTACTTAATTCACGTTCCGAAAAGAGAGCAGACTAAGTAG